In Oryzias melastigma strain HK-1 linkage group LG16, ASM292280v2, whole genome shotgun sequence, a single genomic region encodes these proteins:
- the ptpn23a gene encoding tyrosine-protein phosphatase non-receptor type 23 produces the protein MEAVPRMPMIWLDLKEAGEFQFSPSVRQFILKNYGENPDNYNEQMKKLETLRQSAVNVTRDFEGCSTLRKYFGQLHYLQSRVPMGPGQEAAVPISWTEIFSGKNVTHDDISYEQACILYNLGALHSMLGAMDNRVSEEGMKVSCTHFQCSAGAFTYLRDHFSHNFSVDMSHQILNLNINLMLGQAQECLLEKSMLDNRKSFLVARISAQVVDYYKEACRALENSETASMLGKIQKDWKKLVQMKIYYFAAIAHLHMGKQAEEQQKFGERLAYLQSSLDKLGEAIKLAKGQPDSVQEALRFTMDVIGGKYNSAKKDNDFIYHETVPSLETLASVKGAPLVKALPVNPTDPSVTGPDLFAKLVPMAAHEASSLYSEEKAKLLRDIMAKIDSKNETLEQFMDSLGLEPDSVDNLEMYSHIPPVLMEKCAALSVRPDTVKSLIQSMQVLSGVFTDVESSLKEIKDVLEADESGEHALKEAGGPAAGDIHPAAQGQALAEIRRDLEKYMEAHEKASFTNTELHRAMNLHISNLRLLGGPLDSLREALPRPQLSEEEVAGLQTMKRILAKVHEMREQRNSLEKQLRDLIQQDDITSTLVTTERGDMKRIFEEQLKKYEQVKVYIDQNLAAQENILKALTEANVQYASVRKRLSQTEQQWNGTVQGLVGSYEAYEDLMKKSQEGKEFYDDLEAKASRLLEKAKALCQTRAEERRPIMEKEIQKKAPARPTAAKPSLKPRGSDVDSSSSSMEDPELAQINAAILALGGDLPEDLQSLPCDIPNARGHLPGPEAFMPPADKLPGSSSLPWPGAAAATLAHFPANLPPPEVLARIAQFPTSGGLVPQGPFPQMTPQRLPQMPPQPVVSGYRPPPPQAAQPGLVAPVPVRPANTTVDSGHPPIPKYTPPPRLPSASYPQMGAYPHMMPQQGVPMQAPAQVSASQQQKHLPQFPQPMRQEPPQGYQPAPRAVPPQPQHSYPHGYMPPQAGVPPQYQQPFPGHLQQNGFQPQIPQSYPAPQGYAPQQHPHLMAGSLQRPPQVQMPPQATHSATPTTSQPAPSIPQPYLSHLGQQMPPGHPHQQMLPQQQQMPMPPNPQQMLPHPQMQIPGGPRVPMPPATQSFIPPSGHPIHPTLHPQPHMGAGPQINLPRGPMPQMQHHALPGQPPLPNMPQQPMQMRSQSQPHSGGVSYPGGPAMMPKQPLTPQPPVPQAPHSMAPPSAMYPAGTNLPPVSPQQPPVLGQHAPPAAQHLIQPPPGGPTAVQPANPVPPSPSPSPSPSPSPGPSSLGLIPQRPTPTPTPGSIAPPTLPSPSAASPSTSLFQRQNSSTDDLLSSSPESQSGGTKAATNVLQPTKADPQDGERRKKSSQGVLLIQGDPYQAPERVAYLHHELERYRAQVESLEQPSESEGGLSVLDARWKELQDQQEKDARQLSIAIARCYTMKNRHQDVMPYDFNRVVLQSGKDDYINASFVEDLSPYCPRLIATQAPLSGTAADFWLMVYEQKVSLIVMVVSEPELEKGKVLRYFPTERGQQLSQGPITLSLTTQKTTPTHVERMISLQFRDQSLKRTVVHLQFTSWPELGLPESKENLLHFIQEVHGHYLHQRPLHTPVVVHCSSGVGRTGAFSLLYAALQELEAGKGIPDLPVLVKKMRQQRKNMLQEKLHLKFCYEAVLKHAEQVLQRHGITAAAYSKNTNSAAAKPYSRQESQLDLVLGGDMPISSIQATIAKLSIRPPSTDTTAEAGVEEAVPGLDSMGHIHVLQDPCPPTDCPLPPSLSPPLTSPTQSPPPPNGVDALSPPTPPNHQPVPEATPSISPPPASAPAPSSLELLASMTPEAFSLEGGGKGKQRVTKQSFLQPAEGQGLHGVRGSDGDDPLSSLDPLWSLGKR, from the exons ATGGAAGCGGTCCCCCGAATGCCGATGATCTGGCTGGATCTTAAAGAGGCTGGGGAGTTCCAGTTCAGCCCGTCCGTGAGGCAG TTCATCTTGAAAAATTATGGAGAAAATCCAGACAACTATAATGAACAGATGAAGAAACTAGAGACTCTGCGACAG AGTGCAGTAAATGTGACGAGGGACTTCGAGGGCTGCAGCACCCTGAGGAAGTACTTTGGACAGCTGCATTACCTGCAGAGCAGAGTTCCCATGGGACCAGGCCAGGAGGCCGCAGTTCCCATCTCATG GACGGAAATTTTCTCTGGAAAAAACGTCACCCATGATGACATCAGCTACGAACAGGCCTGCATCCTGTACAATCTGG GAGCTCTGCACTCCATGCTGGGAGCCATGGATAACAGGGTTTCTGAGGAG GGAATGAAAGTGTCCTGCACGCACTTCCAGTGCTCGGCGGGGGCCTTCACCTACCTCAGAGACCATTTCAGCCACAACTTCAGCGTGGACATGAGTCACCAGATCCTGAACCTCAACATCAATCTCATGCTG GGCCAGGCTCAGGAATGTCTTCTGGAGAAGTCCATGTTGGACAACAGGAAAAGTTTTCTGGTTGCTCGCATTAGTGCTCAG GTGGTGGATTACTATAAAGAGGCCTGCAGGGCTCTGGAGAACTCCGAGACGGCCTCCATGCTGGGAAAGATCCAGAAGGACTGGAAGAAACTGGTCCAGATGAAAATATACTACTTTGCTGCTATTGCACAT cttcACATGGGAAAACAGGctgaagagcagcagaagtttggAGAACGG CTGGCTTACCTACAGAGCTCTTTGGACAAACTGGGGGAAGCAATCAAGCTAGCTAAG ggTCAACCAGATAGCGTGCAGGAAGCCTTGAGATTTACCATGGATGTCATTGGTGGAAA GTATAATTCTGCCAAAAAGGACAATGACTTCATCTATCATGAGACCGTTCCCTCTCTGGAGACGCTGGCATCCGTCAAAG gcGCTCCTCTCGTGAAGGCTCTGCCCGTAAACCCCACTGACCCCAGTGTCACTGGGCCGGACCTGTTTGCCAAACTGGTGCCCATGGCTGCACATGAAGCCTCGTCTCTGTACAG CGAGGAGAAAGCAAAACTGCTGAGGGACATCATGGCCAAGATTGACAGCAAGAATGAAACTTTAGA GCAGTTCATGGACTCTCTGGGACTAGAGCCCGATTCTGTGGATAACCTGGAGATGTACAGCCACATCCCTCCAGTCCTTATGGAGAAATGTGCAGCTCTCAGCGTCCGACCAGACACTGTCAAGAGTCTCATTCAGTCCATGCAGG TGCTCTCAGGCGTCTTCACCGATGTGGAATCCTCCCTGAAGGAAATCAAAGATGTCCTGGAGGCCGATGAAAGCGGAGAGCACGCTCTGAAGGAGGCAGGAGGCCCCGCCGCAGGCGACATACACCCCGCCGCACAAGGCCAGGCTCTGGCAGAGATCCGCAGGGACCTGGAGAAGTACATGGAGGCCCATGAGAAGGCCAGCTTTACCAACACTGAGCTTCACCGGGCCATGAACCTGCACATCAGCAACCTGCGCCTGCTGGGGGGGCCGCTTGACAGTCTGAGAGAGGCTCTGCCACGGCCGCAGCTCAGCGAAG AGGAGGTGGCAGGACTGCAGACTATGAAGCGGATCCTGGCGAAAGTTCATGAGATGAGGGAGCAGAGAAACTCTTTGGAAAAACAGCTCCGAGACCTCATCCAGCAGGACGACATCACCTCAACGCTGGTCACCACAGAAAGAGGCGACATGAAG CGCATATTTGAGGAGCAGCTGAAGAAGTACGAGCAGGTGAAGGTGTACATCGACCAGAACCTCGCAGCGCAAGAGAACATCCTGAAGGCTCTGACCGAGGCGAACGTTCAGTATGCTTCGGTCCGTAAGCGACTGAGCCAGACAGAGCAGCAGTGGAACGGTACCGTGCAGGGCCTGGTGGGCTCGTATGAAGCCTACGAAGACCTCATGAAGAAATCCCAGGAGGGAAAGGAGTTCTACGATGACCTGGAAGCCAAAGCTTCACGCCTGTTGGAGAAGGCAAAAGCCCTGTGTCAGACCAGAGCAGAGGAAAGACGACCCATCATGGAAAA AGAGATTCAGAAGAAAGCTCCTGCTCGTCCTACAGCAGCGAAGCCGTCTTTAAAACCCAGAGGATCCGATGTtgactcttcctcctccagcatGGAGGACCCAGAGCTGGCCCAGATTAATGCTGCCATCTTAGCCTTGGGTGGTGACCTTCCCGAGGACCTCCAAAGCCTCCCTTGTGACATCCCCAACGCAAGAGGTCACCTGCCCGGCCCTGAAGCCTTCATGCCACCTGCTGACAAGCTTCCTGGCAGCTCCTCCTTACCTTGGCCGGGCGCTGCAGCCGCAACGCTCGCTCACTTCCCCGCCAACCTGCCCCCTCCAGAAGTGTTGGCGCGTATCGCACAGTTTCCTACATCAGGGGGGCTGGTACCACAGGGGCCTTTTCCTCAGATGACCCCGCAGAGGCTTCCTCAAATGCCCCCCCAGCCTGTCGTGTCCGGGTATCGGCCCCCGCCCCCTCAAGCTGCTCAACCCGGCCTCGTTGCTCCAGTCCCAGTCCGGCCTGCAAACACCACAGTGGACAGCGGTCACCCCCCTATCCCAAAATACACCCCCCCACCACGACTCCCCTCAGCAAGCTACCCACAGATGGGGGCGTACCCCCATATGATGCCCCAGCAGGGCGTCCCCATGCAGGCCCCCGCCCAAGTGTCTGCATCCCAGCAGCAAAAGCATCTGCCGCAATTCCCCCAACCCATGAGGCAGGAGCCCCCGCAGGGGTACCAGCCCGCCCCACGAGCCGTCCCTCCTCAGCCTCAGCACAGCTACCCGCACGGGTATATGCCCCCCCAGGCCGGTGTCCCCCCTCAGTACCAGCAGCCTTTCCCGGGTCATCTTCAGCAAAACGGTTTCCAGCCCCAAATCCCCCAAAGTTACCCAGCTCCACAAGGCTACGCCCCCCAGCAGCACCCCCATCTGATGGCAGGATCCCTGCAGAGGCCCCCCCAGGTACAGATGCCACCCCAGGCCACCCACTCAGCGACGCCCACCACCTCCCAGCCGGCCCCATCCATACCCCAGCCCTATCTTTCCCACCTCGGTCAACAGATGCCCCCTGGACACCCCCACCAGCAGATGCTGCCCCAGCAGCAGCAAATGCCCATGCCCCCCAACCCCCAGCAGATGCTGCCACACCCCCAGATGCAGATCCCGGGTGGACCCAGAGTGCCGATGCCTCCAGCAACACAGAGCTTTATCCCCCCCTCTGGTCACCCCATCCACCCCACCCTGCACCCCCAGCCCCATATGGGTGCCGGCCCCCAGATTAACCTCCCAAGGGGGCCGATGCCCCAAATGCAGCACCATGCCCTGCCCGGTCAGCCCCCCCTCCCAAACATGCCTCAGCAGCCCATGCAGATGCGTAGCCAATCTCAGCCTCATTCTGGGGGGGTGAGTTACCCGGGAGGACCTGCCATGATGCCTAAGCAGCCACTGACCCCCCAGCCCCCTGTTCCTCAGGCTCCCCACTCTATGGCCCCGCCTTCAGCCATGTATCCAGCAGGGACTAATCTACCTCCAGTGTCTCCACAACAGCCCCCCGTTTTAGGCCAGCATGCCCCTCCTGCCGCCCAGCACCTGATTCAGCCCCCCCCAGGCGGGCCCACAGCAGTGCAGCCAGCCAACCCCGTCCCCCCATCCCCATCACCCTCCCCGTCCCCGTCTCCGTCTCCAGGTCCGTCCTCTCTGGGTCTGATTCCTCAGAGACCCACGCCCACCCCCACACCTGGAAgcatagctcctcccactctccCCTCCCCCTCCGCTGCTTCTCCGTCGACATCGCTGTTCCAGCGGCAGAACTCCAGCACAGACGATCTCCTTTCTTCAAGCCCAGAAAGCCAAAGCGGGGGCACCAAGGCCGCCACCAACGTCCTACAACCCACCAAAGCTGACCCGCAGGACGGAGAGCGCCGAAAGAAAAGCTCCCAGGGCGTTCTCCTGATTCAGGGGGATCCGTACCAGGCCCCCGAGCGGGTGGCGTACCTGCACCACGAACTGGAACGTTACAGAGCTCAGGTAGAGTCCCTGGAGCAGCCCTCGGAGAGCGAAGGGGGGCTGTCGGTGCTCGACGCCCGCTGGAAGGAGCTCCAGGACCAGCAGGAGAAGGATGCCCGCCAGCTCTCCATCGCCATCGCTCGCTGCTACACCATGAAGAACCGCCATCAGGACGTCATGCCTTACGACTTCAACCGGGTCGTGCTGCAGTCCGGCAAAGACGACTACATCAACGCCAGCTTCGTAGAGGACCTGTCACCGTATTGTCCACGCCTTATCGCCACGCAGGCTCCGCTCAGCGGCACGGCGGCCGACTTCTGGCTGATGGTGTACGAGCAGAAAGTGTCTCTGATAGTTATGGTCGTCTCGGAGCCGGAGCTGGAGAAG GGGAAAGTTCTTCGTTACTTCCCGACGGAACGAGGTCAGCAGCTCTCTCAGGGACCAATCACTCTCAGCCTAACCACACAGAAGACCACGCCCACACACGTGGAGCGCATGATCAGCCTGCAGTTTCGTGACCAAAGCCTGAAGCGCACCGTCGTGCATCTCCAGTTTACTTCCTGGCCTGAGTT GGGTCTTCCTGAAAGCAAAGAGAACCTGCTTCACTTCATTCAGGAGGTTCATGGACACTACCTGCACCAGAGGCCCTTACACACCCCTGTTGTCGTGCACTGCAG CTCTGGTGTTGGACGCACCGGCGCCTTCAGCCTCCTGTACGCAGctctgcaggagctggaggcAGGAAAAGGAATCCCAGACCTTCCAGTTTTAGTGAAGAAGATGAGACAGCAGAGGAAGAACATGCTGCAGGAGAAG CTTCATCTGAAGTTCTGCTATGAGGCTGTGTTGAAGCACGCTGAGCAGGTTCTCCAGCGCCATGGCATCACTGCTGCCGCCTACAGCAAGAACACCAACTCTGCAGCCGCAAAG CCTTACTCCAGACAAGAGTCTCAGCTGGACCTGGTCCTCGGCGGCGACATGCCCATCAGCTCCATTCAGGCCACCATCGCCAAGCTCAGCATCCGGCCCCCCAGCACAGACACCACGGCGGAGGCCGGCGTGGAGGAGGCGGTTCCAGGCCTGGACTCGATGGGCCACATCCACGTCCTGCAGGATCCCTGCCCCCCCACAGACTGCCCGCTTCCCCCCTCCCTCAGCCCGCCTCTCACATCGCCGACTCAGTCCCCCCCACCACCCAACGGGGTGGATGCTCTCTCTCCTCCAACTCCACCCAATCACCAGCCGGTCCCAGAAGCCACGCCCAGCATCAGCCCGCCTCCTGCCTCCGCTCCAGCTCCTTCATCTCTGGAGCTGCTGGCCTCCATGACTCCGGAGGCTTTCTCTCTGGAGGGGGGAgggaaagggaagcagcgggtCACCAAGCAGAGCTTCCTGCAGCCGGCGGAGGGTCAGGGTCTCCACGGGGTCCGGGGCAGCGACGGCGACGACCCTCTCAGCTCTCTGGACCCGCTCTGGAGCCTCGGCAAGCGCTGA